A genomic segment from Gracilinanus agilis isolate LMUSP501 chromosome 1, AgileGrace, whole genome shotgun sequence encodes:
- the GMPPB gene encoding mannose-1-phosphate guanyltransferase beta → MKALILVGGYGTRLRPLTLSTPKPLVDFCNKPILLHQVEALVKAGVNHVILAVSYMSEMLEKEMKEQELRLGIRISLSHEQEPLGTAGPLALARELLTENSDPFFVLNSDIICDFPFAAMVQFHQHHGQEGTIVVTKVEEPSKYGVVVSEADTGRIHRFVEKPQVFVSNKINAGMYIFGPSVLRRIQLRPTSIEKEIFPVMAKEGQLYAMELPGFWMDIGQPKDFLTGMCLFLQSLRQTQPERLCSGPGIVGNVLVDPSTRIGQNCSIGPNVSLGPGVVVEDGVCIKRCTVLRGAHIRSHSWLDSCIVGWSSRVGQWVRMENVTVLGEDVIVGDELYLNGASVLPHKSIGESVPEPRIIM, encoded by the exons ATGAAGGCGCTGATCCTGGTGGGCGGCTACGGCACCCGGCTGCGGCCCCTGACCCTAAGCACACCCAAGCCTCTGGTGGACTTCTGCAACAAGCCCATCctgctgcaccaagtggaggcgCTGGTGAAG GCAGGAGTGAACCATGTGATCCTGGCTGTGAGCTACATGTCCGAgatgttggagaaggaaatgaaggaacaGGAACTAAGG CTAGGGATTCGAATTTCCTTGTCCCATGAACAGGAGCCTCTGGGAACAG CGGGGCCCCTGGCACTGGCCAGGGAGCTGCTCACAGAGAATTCGGATCCCTTCTTCGTTCTCAACAGTGACATTATCTGTGACTTCCCCTTTGCTGCGATGGTGCAGTTCCATCAGCATCATGGGCAGGAGGGGACCATCGTG GTGACCAAAGTGGAGGAACCCTCCAAGTACGGTGTGGTGGTGAGCGAAGCAGACACGGGCCGCATCCACCGATTCGTGGAGAAGCCGCAGGTGTTCGTGTCCAATAAGATCAACGCCGGCATGTACATCTTTGGGCCCAGTGTGTTACGGCGCATCCAG CTAAGGCCCACGTCCATCGAGAAGGAAATCTTCCCAGTGATGGCCAAGGAGGGGCAGCTGTATGCCATGGAGCTCCCAG GTTTCTGGATGGACATCGGGCAGCCCAAGGACTTCCTGACGGGGATGTGCCTCTTTCTGCAGTCACTGAGGCAGACGCAGCCAGAGAGGCTCTGCTCTGGCCCGGGCATCGTGGGCAATGTGCTGGTG GATCCAAGCACCAGGATTGGCCAGAACTGTAGCATCGGGCCCAACGTCAGCTTGGGCCCCGGCGTGGTGGTGGAGGACGGTGTGTGCATCAAGCGCTGCACGGTGCTCCGCGGTGCCCACATCCGTTCCCATTCGTGGCTCGATTCCTGCATTGTGGGCTGGAGCTCCCGTGTGGGCCAGTGG GTGCGCATGGAGAACGTGACGGTCCTGGGAGAAGACGTCATCGTGGGCGATGAGCTCTACCTCAACGGGGCCAGCGTGCTGCCCCACAAGTCCATTGGCGAGTCGGTGCCTGAGCCTCGAATCATCATGTGA
- the AMIGO3 gene encoding amphoterin-induced protein 3 has protein sequence MASLALVGMLWAWLQAAVHGNYGDNVSHVLHHCPKVCICASDLLSCSNRNLHVVPAPLPVMTTTLDLSYNMLSHLHPGWLAALPRLRKLRLAHNQLRSLARGTFHNASGLRCLDLSSNGLHAVGRHDFEGLPELEELLLYNNHIGSVEHGAFRGLGSLSRLYLSCNRLTEFSFRDLHGLSPQQLRVLDLSTNKLASIPVKEVVALPAFIKDGLYLHNNPIRCGCSLYHMLLRWRQRGFRSVCDYLEEHVCVAFEVPSSRVRFFTHSKVFENCSSLGPSPERPDVHLEVQVGQPLLIPCDTGAPAARYAWVSPSNELLVFPGNKDNSIRVLSNGSLSIRKVQASHAGVFVCLAAGSRLHHNQTHEYNVTVRNAPHESESFNTGFTTLLGCVVSLILVLLYLFLTPCSCCCRCCRPVPLIPPQECSAQSSILSSTPPAADGPGRKASTHKHVVFLEPVKEGQNGRVKLAVSEDFDLRNPKILQVKSDSESISSMFSDTPIMS, from the coding sequence ATGGCCTCTCTGGCATTGGTCGGGATGCTGTGGGCGTGGCTCCAGGCGGCCGTCCACGGTAACTACGGGGACAACGTGTCCCACGTCCTGCACCACTGCCCCAAGGTGTGCATCTGTGCCTCGGACCTGCTGAGCTGCTCCAACCGAAACCTCCACGTCGTGCCCGCGCCCCTACCCGTCATGACCACCACGCTGGACCTCAGCTACAACATGCTCTCCCACCTCCACCCCGGCTGGCTGGCCGCCCTGCCCCGCCTGCGCAAACTCCGCCTGGCCCACAACCAGCTGAGGAGTCTGGCCCGGGGCACCTTCCACAACGCCAGTGGGCTCCGCTGCCTCGACCTGTCTTCCAATGGCCTCCACGCCGTGGGCCGCCATGACTTTGAGGGGCTCCCGGAGCTGGAGGAGCTGCTGCTCTACAACAACCACATCGGCTCTGTGGAGCACGGGGCCTTCCGCGGGCTGGGGAGTCTCAGCCGGCTCTACCTGAGCTGCAACCGCCTCACGGAGTTCTCCTTCCGAGACCTGCACGGGCTCAGCCCACAGCAGCTGCGGGTCCTCGACCTCTCCACCAACAAGCTGGCCAGCATCCCCGTGAAGGAGGTGGTGGCCCTCCCTGCCTTCATCAAGGACGGCCTCTATCTGCACAACAACCCCATCCGCTGTGGCTGCAGCCTCTACCACATGCTTCTGCGCTGGAGGCAGCGCGGCTTCCGCTCAGTCTGTGACTACCTGGAGGAGCACGTGTGCGTGGCCTTTGAGGTGCCCTCCTCCCGGGTGCGCTTCTTCACTCACAGCAAGGTCTTCGAGAACTGCTCCTCGCTGGGCCCCAGCCCGGAGAGGCCCGATGTGCACCTGGAGGTGCAGGTGGGCCAGCCGCTACTCATCCCCTGCGACACCGGCGCCCCTGCTGCCCGCTATGCCTGGGTCTCCCCGAGCAATGAGCTCCTTGTGTTCCCGGGCAACAAGGACAACTCCATCCGGGTGCTGAGCAACGGCAGCCTGTCCATCAGGAAGGTCCAGGCCAGCCATGCCGGGGTCTTCGTGTGCCTGGCTGCTGGGAGCCGCCTTCACCACAACCAAACACATGAATACAATGTCACCGTGCGCAACGCCCCGCATGAGTCAGAATCCTTCAACACGGGCTTCACCACCCTGCTGGGCTGCGTGGTCAGCCTGATTCTGGTCCTGCTCTATCTCTTCCTGACGCCCTGCTCCTGCTGCTGCCGGTGCTGCCGGCCTGTGCCCCTTATTCCGCCCCAGGAATGTAGCGCCCAGTCGTCCATCCTAAGCTCTACCCCGCCTGCTGCCGATGGCCCTGGGCGCAAAGCCAGCACCCACAAACACGTTGTCTTCCTGGAGCCCGTCAAGGAGGGCCAAAATGGCAGGGTCAAACTGGCCGTCAGTGAGGACTTTGACCTGAGGAATCCTAAAATCCTGCAGGTCAAATCAGACTCAGAATCCATCAGCTCCATGTTCTCTGACACGCCCATCATGTCCTAA